One Methanobrevibacter sp. genomic window carries:
- a CDS encoding DUF1232 domain-containing protein, which produces MEATFKDFYDTLIENLETYTGEYESFIDYGPNLFKLLCDLLNSDVDRSLKLPICGAIAYYVTPDDIISEQVYGPYGYIDDIYLSSHVLKMVASHHGYEFLQQYFDDEIESIIKECEKKSLEILSEDEIRSIVEYIGL; this is translated from the coding sequence ATGGAAGCTACCTTCAAAGATTTCTACGACACTTTAATTGAAAATTTAGAAACCTACACTGGAGAATACGAATCATTTATCGATTACGGACCAAATCTGTTCAAGCTGTTATGTGACTTGCTGAACAGTGATGTTGACAGGTCCCTCAAATTGCCTATCTGCGGAGCGATAGCATACTATGTAACACCTGATGACATAATCTCCGAGCAGGTTTACGGTCCATACGGTTATATAGACGACATTTACCTTTCAAGCCATGTCCTGAAAATGGTAGCATCCCATCACGGATATGAATTCCTCCAACAATACTTCGATGACGAAATCGAAAGTATAATCAAAGAATGCGAAAAGAAATCTTTGGAAATACTCAGTGAAGACGAAATCAGAAGCATTGTTGAATATATCGGGCTCTAG
- a CDS encoding cold shock domain-containing protein, giving the protein MNSEFKKDLVNASELKTVGKNKEALTYFEKAYNQNPEAFTINQKIDYAWTMFHVKIKNFKSEDELISSADFITEMLVQKDLNTNRSCVYTSSVFKVLKYLRDQQDYYGMIHWLEKLNPDLLDEKTYRNYGRLQKSKKEKYYDWATIAYLKSMEFEKCIDTSKKALNTFKTFLDDGDAWYKWRIAKSLLELNRLEDALAYYLEVIEVKHEWYMYRDIAEIYYNLNKPFEALKYLCPAVLSKTPLSNKINVYYLCYKVFKSFNPPMAIKHAELFCLVKTQNGHALPYEIEQLDIDTAGLNFKELTSEITGLWIQYKYKDQKRGHGTVINFINDKNFGFIKTDEGDEIFFHKNEFQGSDIYIGQLVSFYTEKSFDNVKNKQSVKAVNVRGE; this is encoded by the coding sequence ATGAATAGTGAATTTAAAAAAGATTTAGTCAATGCTAGCGAACTTAAGACTGTCGGAAAAAATAAAGAAGCTTTAACATATTTTGAAAAAGCCTACAACCAGAATCCAGAAGCTTTTACAATCAATCAGAAAATTGATTACGCATGGACAATGTTTCATGTCAAAATCAAAAACTTCAAAAGTGAAGATGAGCTGATTTCATCAGCAGATTTCATAACTGAAATGCTTGTGCAAAAAGATCTAAACACCAACCGCAGCTGTGTTTACACATCATCTGTTTTTAAAGTGTTAAAATACCTTAGAGATCAGCAGGATTACTACGGAATGATTCACTGGCTTGAAAAGTTAAACCCTGATTTGCTGGATGAAAAGACATACAGAAATTACGGTAGGCTTCAGAAATCCAAAAAGGAAAAATATTATGATTGGGCAACTATTGCATATTTGAAGTCAATGGAATTTGAAAAATGCATAGATACATCAAAAAAGGCTCTAAATACCTTCAAGACATTCCTTGATGATGGAGATGCATGGTACAAATGGAGAATTGCAAAATCCCTATTGGAATTGAACCGCCTGGAAGATGCCCTTGCCTACTATCTGGAAGTGATTGAGGTAAAGCATGAATGGTACATGTACAGGGACATTGCAGAAATCTATTACAATTTAAACAAACCATTTGAAGCATTGAAATATCTCTGCCCTGCAGTATTGTCAAAAACACCACTGTCAAATAAAATCAATGTATACTATCTGTGTTATAAGGTTTTCAAATCATTCAATCCTCCAATGGCCATAAAACATGCAGAGCTTTTCTGTCTTGTGAAAACTCAAAATGGTCATGCACTGCCTTATGAAATAGAGCAGCTCGATATTGACACTGCAGGTCTGAACTTTAAGGAATTGACAAGTGAAATCACTGGCCTTTGGATTCAGTACAAATACAAGGACCAAAAGCGAGGGCATGGAACAGTGATCAATTTCATCAATGACAAAAACTTCGGATTTATTAAAACCGATGAGGGTGATGAGATATTTTTCCATAAAAATGAATTTCAGGGAAGTGACATCTATATAGGTCAGCTTGTTTCATTTTACACTGAAAAGAGTTTTGATAATGTGAAAAACAAGCAGTCAGTTAAGGCTGTTAATGTGAGAGGTGAATAG
- a CDS encoding SseB family protein has translation MRKSFIKHENLKRSLEEMYDNELTEDMIDRFANELRHSNLILAADISESEVGLAMAEIDGENYGFLFTDMDEFRKTFSDEECGSQFYDFDVYQQVIEDLGINGFIINPSTVGFMLKKEMILALDNLPDHEFSSDDVYSAGELKNLKDSIDNSDLEDFIKDSGNIGRYDELFDKISSSTMLTLMISVEDLTDYLEDGVICLQKTGPLGFLYLDEVGGEYATVYTSEDKISNVKTTMNKYCQIVNFSQMTSFILNDDMDGIIINPNSDHILLTRDVLMEYYPLLEKTCNDTRLNTAIFHMFSIGGES, from the coding sequence ATGAGAAAATCATTCATAAAGCATGAAAACTTAAAAAGGTCTTTGGAAGAAATGTACGATAATGAATTGACCGAGGATATGATAGACAGATTTGCCAATGAGTTAAGGCATTCAAATCTCATTCTTGCAGCTGACATCTCAGAAAGTGAAGTCGGCCTTGCAATGGCTGAAATCGATGGCGAAAATTACGGATTTCTCTTCACCGACATGGATGAGTTTCGAAAAACATTCAGTGATGAGGAATGCGGATCCCAATTCTACGATTTTGATGTTTATCAACAAGTTATTGAGGATTTGGGAATTAATGGTTTTATCATTAATCCCAGCACCGTCGGATTTATGCTCAAAAAGGAAATGATACTTGCATTGGATAATCTGCCAGATCATGAATTTTCTTCTGATGATGTATATTCTGCAGGTGAGCTGAAAAATCTCAAGGACTCCATTGACAATAGTGATTTGGAGGATTTCATTAAAGATTCGGGAAATATCGGAAGGTATGATGAGCTGTTTGATAAAATTTCAAGCTCAACCATGCTGACACTGATGATTTCGGTGGAGGATTTGACAGATTATCTTGAAGACGGTGTGATCTGCCTTCAAAAGACAGGTCCTTTGGGATTTCTCTATCTTGATGAGGTGGGAGGTGAGTATGCCACAGTCTACACATCCGAAGATAAAATCAGCAATGTGAAAACTACAATGAACAAGTATTGCCAGATTGTCAATTTCTCCCAGATGACCAGTTTCATTTTGAATGATGATATGGACGGGATTATAATCAATCCGAATTCAGACCATATTCTATTGACACGTGATGTGCTTATGGAGTACTATCCGTTGCTTGAAAAGACTTGCAATGACACCAGATTAAATACTGCAATATTTCACATGTTTTCAATTGGAGGTGAATCATGA
- a CDS encoding MarR family transcriptional regulator → MVSNTDEDELWNLVGFLRISSTRYKTLEALVTEYLIPSDIVKRTNLKPAQVSLALHDLKEKKLIKCMNEKAKKGRIYHATSLGKESFKMVNDYLMNDKNDP, encoded by the coding sequence ATGGTAAGTAATACGGACGAAGATGAATTGTGGAACTTGGTTGGATTCCTCAGAATTTCATCAACTCGCTATAAAACTCTCGAAGCACTAGTAACAGAATATCTAATACCATCCGATATTGTCAAAAGAACCAACTTAAAACCTGCGCAAGTATCTCTTGCATTGCATGATTTGAAAGAAAAGAAACTGATCAAATGCATGAACGAGAAAGCGAAAAAAGGCAGAATTTACCACGCAACCTCTTTAGGTAAAGAAAGCTTTAAAATGGTTAATGATTATTTAATGAATGATAAAAATGACCCTTAG
- a CDS encoding SseB family protein has translation MQITNSHLKTIIGQASNFLLNGTALPEDLAFNFVEELKVSNLIIPANVHDEGINFPQVVGNNDLILLPLFTDNEEFSKKYTDEFEPLSNELAYYVNIINDLDFDGIIINSESDEFFIDKYLLNQITPFSRNNTGKYDALKLKEIAENVSNDLLKDIIHKGEYEGDVLGMLGDCILLNVVSSNDVCEDGILYRHTARDFKFTTVKKGINEYGVLFTGIDEIKKSSYNQDNYYFQITNYFEVFKYILMNDLDGVIVNPGLEEFYIERHVLIRIYEDERLENPDLANSIDYAFRIE, from the coding sequence ATGCAAATAACGAATAGTCATCTAAAAACAATTATTGGTCAGGCAAGTAATTTCCTTTTAAACGGTACTGCATTACCTGAAGACTTGGCATTTAATTTTGTTGAAGAATTGAAGGTGTCAAATTTAATCATTCCGGCTAATGTGCATGATGAGGGTATCAATTTCCCTCAGGTAGTGGGAAATAACGATTTGATTTTACTTCCATTATTCACGGACAATGAGGAATTTTCAAAAAAATACACTGATGAGTTTGAACCTCTTTCCAATGAGCTGGCTTATTATGTCAACATAATAAATGATTTGGATTTTGACGGTATTATTATCAACAGTGAAAGTGATGAGTTTTTCATTGATAAATACCTGTTGAATCAGATTACACCATTTAGCAGAAACAATACCGGAAAATATGATGCCTTAAAGCTAAAGGAAATCGCTGAAAATGTTTCAAATGATTTGCTAAAGGATATTATCCATAAAGGAGAGTATGAAGGGGATGTTTTAGGAATGCTTGGAGATTGCATTCTGCTTAATGTAGTTTCAAGCAATGATGTATGTGAGGATGGAATTTTATACCGTCATACTGCCCGTGACTTTAAGTTCACCACAGTCAAAAAGGGCATAAATGAATACGGAGTCCTGTTTACAGGCATCGACGAAATCAAAAAATCCAGTTATAATCAGGACAATTATTATTTCCAGATTACAAACTATTTTGAAGTATTCAAGTATATTTTGATGAATGATTTGGATGGTGTGATTGTCAATCCTGGTCTTGAGGAATTTTACATTGAAAGGCATGTGCTGATTAGAATATATGAGGATGAAAGATTGGAAAATCCTGATTTGGCAAAT